In Polaribacter sp. L3A8, a genomic segment contains:
- the rplE gene encoding 50S ribosomal protein L5, with translation MSYVPRLKAEYKERVISALTEEFSYKNVMQVPKLEKIVVSKGVGAAIADKKLIDYALEELTKITGQKAVSTMSKKDIAAFKLRKGMPIGVKVTLRGDKMYEFLDRLVTASLPRVRDFNGIKANGFDGRGNYNLGITEQIIYPEINIDQVKKINGMDITFVTSADTDKEAKSLLGELGLPFKKN, from the coding sequence ATGAGTTACGTACCAAGATTAAAAGCAGAATACAAGGAAAGAGTTATAAGTGCTCTTACTGAAGAATTCAGTTATAAGAATGTAATGCAAGTGCCAAAATTAGAAAAAATTGTTGTTTCTAAAGGTGTTGGCGCTGCAATTGCAGATAAGAAATTAATAGATTATGCTTTAGAAGAGTTGACTAAAATTACTGGTCAAAAAGCGGTTTCTACAATGTCTAAAAAAGATATTGCTGCATTTAAATTACGTAAAGGGATGCCAATTGGTGTTAAAGTTACTTTACGTGGAGATAAAATGTACGAATTTTTAGACAGATTAGTTACAGCTTCTTTACCTCGTGTAAGAGACTTTAACGGTATAAAAGCTAATGGATTTGATGGAAGAGGTAATTACAATTTAGGTATTACTGAACAAATCATCTACCCAGAGATTAATATTGATCAAGTGAAGAAAATTAACGGTATGGATATTACTTTTGTAACATCTGCAGATACTGATAAGGAAGCGAAGTCATTATTAGGAGAATTAGGTTTACCATTCAAAAAAAATTAA
- the rpsN gene encoding 30S ribosomal protein S14 has translation MAKESMKARERKRAKTVAKYAEKRKALKEAGDYDALQKLPKNASPVRMHNRCKLTGRPKGYMRQFGLSRVTFREMANQGLIPGVKKASW, from the coding sequence ATGGCTAAAGAATCAATGAAAGCTCGCGAACGTAAGAGAGCGAAAACAGTTGCAAAATATGCAGAAAAGAGAAAAGCTTTAAAAGAAGCTGGAGACTATGATGCATTGCAAAAATTACCAAAGAATGCATCACCAGTTAGAATGCATAATAGATGTAAATTAACTGGTCGTCCAAAAGGGTATATGAGACAATTTGGTTTATCTCGTGTTACGTTTCGTGAAATGGCTAATCAAGGATTAATACCAGGTGTTAAAAAAGCATCTTGGTAG
- the rpsH gene encoding 30S ribosomal protein S8 — MYTDPIADFLTRVRNAIAAGHRVVEIPASNLKKEMTKILFDQGYILSYQFNDDKVQGTIKIALKYERDTKESVIRKIQRISTPGLRKYVGSTEMPRVLNGLGIAIISTSKGVMTNKKARQENVGGEVLCYVY; from the coding sequence ATGTATACAGATCCAATCGCGGATTTTCTTACAAGGGTAAGAAATGCAATCGCAGCAGGACACAGAGTAGTGGAAATTCCAGCTTCAAACTTGAAGAAGGAAATGACTAAAATTTTGTTTGATCAAGGGTATATTTTAAGTTATCAGTTCAATGACGATAAAGTTCAAGGAACAATTAAGATCGCTTTAAAGTACGAAAGAGACACAAAAGAGTCAGTAATTAGAAAAATTCAACGTATCAGTACACCAGGTTTACGTAAATATGTTGGCTCTACAGAGATGCCAAGAGTATTAAACGGACTTGGAATTGCTATTATTTCTACATCTAAAGGTGTAATGACAAATAAAAAAGCACGTCAAGAGAATGTTGGAGGAGAAGTTTTATGTTACGTTTATTAA
- the rplF gene encoding 50S ribosomal protein L6, giving the protein MSRIGKNPVSISQGVDVNIKDNVVTVKGKLGELTQTISEGITVKIEDGIITLDRASESKNHKAQHGLMRALINNMIEGVSKGWTKDLELVGVGYRASNQGQKLDLALGFSHNIVLEIAPEVKIETVSEKGKNPIIKLSSFDKQLVGQIAAKIRSFRAPEPYKGKGVKFVGEILRRKAGKSA; this is encoded by the coding sequence ATGAGTAGAATAGGAAAAAATCCCGTTAGCATTTCACAAGGTGTAGATGTAAACATAAAAGACAATGTAGTTACCGTTAAAGGAAAATTAGGTGAGTTAACTCAGACTATTTCTGAAGGTATTACAGTAAAAATTGAAGATGGTATTATCACTTTAGATAGAGCATCTGAAAGTAAAAACCATAAAGCGCAACATGGTTTAATGAGAGCTTTAATCAATAATATGATTGAAGGTGTGAGTAAAGGTTGGACTAAGGATTTAGAATTGGTTGGTGTTGGTTATAGAGCATCTAATCAAGGACAAAAATTAGATTTAGCTTTAGGTTTCTCTCATAATATTGTTCTTGAAATTGCTCCAGAAGTAAAAATTGAAACAGTATCTGAGAAAGGGAAAAACCCGATCATTAAATTATCTTCATTTGACAAACAACTTGTTGGTCAAATAGCTGCTAAGATTCGTTCTTTCAGAGCACCAGAGCCTTATAAAGGAAAAGGTGTGAAGTTTGTTGGTGAAATATTAAGAAGAAAAGCAGGTAAATCTGCATAA
- the rplR gene encoding 50S ribosomal protein L18 translates to MALSKLQRRVRIKRRIRKIISGTATKPRLSVFRSNKEIYAQLVDDVNGVTIASVSSRNKEIQAGTKTEQATAVGKTIAEKATKAGVETVAFDRNGYLYHGRVKVLADAAREAGLKF, encoded by the coding sequence ATGGCATTATCAAAGCTACAAAGAAGAGTTAGAATTAAGCGTAGAATTAGAAAGATTATTTCTGGTACAGCTACTAAACCAAGATTATCGGTTTTTAGAAGTAACAAAGAAATTTACGCTCAATTAGTAGACGATGTAAACGGAGTAACAATTGCTTCAGTTTCATCTAGAAATAAAGAAATACAAGCAGGTACAAAAACTGAGCAGGCAACTGCAGTTGGTAAAACAATCGCGGAGAAAGCTACTAAAGCAGGAGTTGAAACGGTTGCTTTCGATAGAAACGGATATTTATATCACGGTAGAGTTAAAGTATTAGCAGACGCTGCAAGAGAAGCGGGTTTAAAATTTTAA
- the rpsE gene encoding 30S ribosomal protein S5 has protein sequence MMQGYKNVERVKPSGLELVDRLVGVQRVTKVTKGGRAFGFSAIVVVGDGNGVVGHGLGKSKDVASAIAKAIEDAKKNLVRIPILEATLPHEQKGKFGGAKVFLKPASHGTGVIAGGAVRHVLESVGIHDVLSKSQGSSNPHNVVKATFNALLQLRSAAAIAKQRGISLEKVFNG, from the coding sequence ATTATGCAAGGTTATAAAAACGTAGAAAGAGTAAAGCCAAGTGGGTTAGAACTTGTAGATAGATTAGTAGGCGTTCAGCGTGTTACTAAAGTAACAAAAGGTGGTAGAGCATTTGGTTTCTCTGCAATCGTTGTTGTTGGAGATGGTAATGGTGTTGTTGGTCATGGATTAGGTAAATCTAAGGATGTTGCATCTGCAATTGCAAAAGCAATTGAAGACGCAAAGAAAAACTTAGTTAGAATACCTATTTTAGAAGCTACTTTACCTCATGAGCAAAAAGGTAAGTTTGGTGGAGCAAAAGTGTTCCTTAAGCCTGCTTCTCATGGTACAGGAGTTATTGCTGGTGGTGCTGTAAGGCACGTATTAGAGTCAGTAGGTATACATGATGTATTATCAAAATCTCAGGGATCATCAAATCCTCATAACGTAGTTAAAGCAACTTTTAATGCTTTATTACAATTACGTAGTGCAGCAGCTATTGCTAAACAAAGAGGAATTTCTTTAGAGAAAGTATTTAACGGATAA
- the rpmD gene encoding 50S ribosomal protein L30 — MARIKVTQVKSQIGRLQSQKRTLEALGLRKMHQTVEHEATPSIVGMVNTVKHLVSFEEIK, encoded by the coding sequence ATGGCAAGAATTAAAGTTACACAAGTAAAAAGTCAAATCGGACGTCTTCAGAGTCAAAAGAGAACTTTAGAGGCATTAGGTTTACGTAAAATGCACCAAACTGTAGAACATGAGGCAACTCCTTCTATAGTTGGTATGGTAAATACAGTTAAACACTTAGTTTCTTTCGAAGAAATTAAATAA
- the rplO gene encoding 50S ribosomal protein L15 translates to MSLHNLTPAEGSIKKGKRIARGEGSGKGGTATRGHNGQKSRSGYSKKIGFEGGQMPLQRRVPKFGFTNINRIEYQGINLDKLQSLVDSGKITDTVNLDTLIANRLARKNDLIKILGGGELKVKLNITVHKFTATAKAAIEAAGGEAVTL, encoded by the coding sequence ATGAGTTTACATAATTTAACACCAGCAGAAGGTTCCATTAAAAAAGGAAAAAGAATTGCAAGGGGTGAAGGATCTGGAAAAGGTGGTACCGCTACAAGAGGTCACAATGGTCAGAAATCTCGTTCAGGTTATTCTAAAAAGATTGGTTTTGAAGGAGGGCAAATGCCACTTCAAAGACGTGTACCTAAATTTGGTTTCACGAACATAAATCGTATTGAATACCAAGGTATCAATTTAGATAAATTACAATCTTTAGTTGATAGTGGAAAGATAACAGATACAGTTAATTTAGATACTTTAATTGCTAATAGATTGGCAAGAAAAAACGACTTAATAAAAATATTAGGTGGTGGAGAGTTAAAGGTTAAATTAAATATAACTGTACATAAATTTACAGCAACAGCAAAAGCGGCTATAGAAGCTGCTGGAGGAGAAGCTGTTACTTTATAA
- the secY gene encoding preprotein translocase subunit SecY: MKLINRLKDIFSIEELKNKILLTIGLIAVYRFMASVPLPGIDPLQLSALKESTSGGLLGLLNAFTGGAFARASVMALGIMPYISASIVVQLMGIAVPYLQKLQKDGESGRKKITQITRWLTIGITLVQAPTYITAIKTQFGLGPEAFLVSGPTFWVSSIIILTAGTIFAMWLGERITDKGVGNGISLLITVGILANFPAAFLQEFVAKTTNAGAGGLMMVLIEIIVWFVVILLTVLLVTAVRKIAVQYARRTVVGNVQNVAGSRDYIPLKLNAAGVMPIIFAQAIMFLPVALAQRFPAIASLQDMNGLGYNVIFALLIIIFSYFYTAITIPTNKMADDLKRSGGFIPGIRPGKDTADRLDSVLSRITFPGSLFLAGLSILPSIVVQFGVQHSWAMFYGGTSLIIMVGVAIDTLQQINSYLLNRHYDGLMKAGNSNRKSNK, from the coding sequence ATGAAATTGATAAATAGATTAAAAGACATTTTCAGTATTGAAGAATTGAAGAATAAAATTCTTCTTACGATCGGTTTAATTGCTGTATATCGTTTTATGGCTTCTGTTCCTTTACCAGGAATAGATCCCTTACAACTATCAGCTTTAAAAGAAAGTACTTCTGGAGGTCTTTTAGGTTTATTAAATGCATTTACAGGAGGAGCATTTGCAAGAGCCTCAGTTATGGCACTTGGTATTATGCCTTATATTTCTGCATCTATTGTAGTTCAGTTAATGGGAATTGCGGTTCCTTATTTACAAAAACTACAGAAAGATGGAGAAAGTGGACGTAAAAAAATTACACAAATAACTAGATGGTTAACTATTGGTATTACTTTGGTGCAAGCACCAACGTATATTACTGCTATTAAAACTCAATTTGGTCTTGGACCTGAGGCTTTTTTAGTAAGTGGGCCTACTTTTTGGGTTTCATCTATCATCATTCTTACTGCAGGAACAATTTTTGCAATGTGGTTAGGTGAGCGTATTACAGACAAGGGAGTTGGTAATGGTATTTCATTATTGATTACAGTAGGTATACTCGCTAATTTTCCAGCTGCTTTTTTACAAGAGTTTGTTGCTAAAACAACAAATGCCGGAGCAGGTGGTCTTATGATGGTTTTAATAGAAATAATTGTTTGGTTTGTGGTAATTTTATTAACTGTGCTATTAGTAACTGCTGTTCGTAAGATTGCAGTTCAATATGCTAGAAGAACAGTTGTCGGAAATGTTCAAAACGTTGCAGGTTCAAGAGATTATATTCCTTTGAAACTAAATGCAGCAGGTGTTATGCCAATTATCTTTGCACAAGCAATTATGTTTTTACCAGTTGCTTTGGCTCAGAGATTTCCAGCAATTGCTAGTTTACAAGATATGAATGGTTTAGGGTACAATGTAATATTTGCATTGTTAATTATCATCTTTAGTTATTTCTATACTGCAATTACTATTCCTACGAATAAAATGGCAGATGATTTAAAACGAAGTGGTGGTTTTATACCAGGTATTAGACCAGGAAAAGACACAGCAGATAGATTAGATTCTGTATTATCTAGAATTACGTTCCCAGGTTCGTTATTTTTAGCAGGATTATCAATCTTACCTTCTATTGTAGTTCAGTTTGGAGTACAGCATAGTTGGGCCATGTTTTATGGTGGTACATCATTAATAATTATGGTTGGAGTTGCAATTGATACGTTGCAACAAATTAATTCGTACTTATTAAATCGTCATTATGATGGTTTAATGAAGGCGGGGAACAGCAACAGAAAATCGAATAAATAA
- the infA gene encoding translation initiation factor IF-1, producing MAKQSAIQQDGTITEALSNAMFRVELENGHIVTAHISGKMRMHYIKLLPGDKVKLEMSPYDLSKARITYRY from the coding sequence ATGGCTAAACAATCAGCAATTCAACAAGACGGAACAATTACAGAAGCATTATCTAATGCAATGTTTCGTGTAGAATTAGAAAATGGACATATTGTTACGGCACACATTTCAGGTAAAATGCGTATGCATTATATCAAATTATTACCAGGAGATAAGGTGAAATTAGAAATGAGCCCTTACGATTTATCAAAGGCAAGAATTACTTACAGATACTAA
- the ykgO gene encoding type B 50S ribosomal protein L36, with product MKVRASVKKRSADCKIVRRKGRLYVINKQNPRFKQRQG from the coding sequence ATGAAAGTTAGAGCATCAGTTAAAAAAAGAAGTGCCGACTGCAAAATAGTTCGCAGAAAAGGTAGATTATACGTGATTAATAAACAAAATCCTAGATTTAAACAAAGACAAGGGTAA
- the rpsM gene encoding 30S ribosomal protein S13, which yields MARIAGIDIPKNKRGVIALTYIFGIGSSRAIKVLAEAKVDESIKVQDWTDDQIAAIREQVGSFTIEGELRSEVQLNIKRLMDIGCQRGIRHRLGLPLRGQRTKNNSRTRKGKRKTVANKKK from the coding sequence ATGGCAAGAATAGCAGGTATTGATATTCCAAAGAATAAAAGAGGAGTTATCGCTTTAACTTACATCTTTGGTATAGGAAGCAGCAGAGCAATTAAAGTTCTAGCAGAAGCAAAAGTAGATGAGAGCATCAAAGTTCAAGATTGGACTGATGATCAAATCGCAGCAATTAGAGAACAAGTAGGATCTTTCACAATTGAAGGAGAATTACGTTCTGAGGTACAGTTAAACATCAAACGTTTGATGGATATCGGTTGTCAAAGAGGAATTCGTCATAGACTTGGTCTTCCATTAAGAGGACAAAGAACTAAGAATAACTCTCGTACAAGAAAAGGTAAGAGAAAAACTGTAGCTAACAAGAAAAAATAA
- the rpsK gene encoding 30S ribosomal protein S11 — protein MAKASSKKRKVIIDAIGEAHVTASFNNIIISLTNKKGDVISWSSAGKMGFRGSKKNTPYAAQLAAEDCANVAKEAGLRKVKVYVKGPGNGRESAIRSIHNAGIEVTEIIDVTPIPHNGCRPPKRRRV, from the coding sequence ATGGCAAAAGCAAGTTCAAAAAAGCGTAAAGTAATAATTGATGCTATAGGAGAAGCACACGTAACTGCATCTTTTAACAACATCATTATTTCTTTAACAAATAAAAAAGGAGATGTTATTTCTTGGTCATCTGCAGGTAAAATGGGTTTTAGAGGTTCTAAAAAGAATACTCCATATGCAGCTCAATTAGCAGCAGAAGATTGTGCAAACGTTGCAAAAGAAGCAGGTTTACGTAAAGTAAAAGTTTATGTAAAAGGACCAGGTAATGGTAGAGAATCTGCTATTAGATCAATTCATAATGCAGGTATCGAAGTAACAGAAATTATTGATGTTACACCTATTCCTCATAACGGTTGTCGTCCTCCTAAGAGAAGAAGAGTATAA
- the rpsD gene encoding 30S ribosomal protein S4 has translation MARYTGPKTKIARKFGEAIFGEDKNFEKRNFPPGQHGNARRRGKKSEYATQLMEKQKAKYTYGILERQFSNLFKQAQSASGITGEILLQLCESRLDNVVYRMGVSNSRSGARQLVSHRHITVNGEIVNIPSYSLNEGDVVAVREKSKSLVAIENALASNSNVFEWLTWNTDTKTGTFVKVPERLQIPENIKEQLIVELYSK, from the coding sequence ATGGCAAGATATACAGGACCAAAAACTAAAATTGCTCGTAAGTTTGGTGAAGCAATCTTTGGAGAAGATAAAAACTTCGAAAAAAGAAATTTCCCTCCAGGACAACACGGTAATGCAAGAAGAAGAGGAAAAAAATCTGAATATGCAACTCAATTAATGGAGAAGCAAAAAGCAAAATATACTTATGGTATTTTAGAGCGTCAATTCAGTAACTTGTTTAAACAAGCACAATCTGCTTCTGGAATTACAGGTGAAATCTTATTACAATTATGTGAATCTCGTTTAGATAACGTTGTTTACAGAATGGGAGTTTCTAACTCAAGAAGTGGAGCTCGTCAATTAGTTTCTCATAGACACATTACTGTTAACGGTGAAATCGTTAATATTCCTTCTTATAGTTTAAATGAAGGTGATGTAGTTGCAGTAAGAGAGAAATCTAAATCTTTGGTAGCTATTGAGAATGCATTAGCTTCTAACAGCAATGTTTTTGAATGGTTAACTTGGAATACAGATACTAAAACTGGAACTTTTGTTAAAGTACCAGAAAGATTACAAATTCCAGAAAACATCAAAGAACAATTAATCGTAGAATTATATTCTAAGTAA
- a CDS encoding DNA-directed RNA polymerase subunit alpha produces the protein MAILNFQKPDKVIMIESTDFTGRFEFRPLEPGFGLTIGNALRRVLLSSLEGFAITSLRIDGVEHEFSTVSGVVEDVTEIILNLKQVRFKKQIDETDRETVSISLSGQEQFTAGDLQKFISGFQVLNPDLVICNMDKSVKLNAEITIEKGRGFVPAEENKKASAPIGTIFTDSIYTPIKNVKYAIENFRVEQKTDYEKLVFDIDTDGSINPKDALTEAAKILIHHFMLFSDERITLEADEIAQTETYDEESLHMRQLLKTRLIDMDLSVRALNCLKAAEVDTLGDLVSFNKSDLMKFRNFGKKSLTELEELVIVKGLSFGMDLTKYKLDRD, from the coding sequence ATGGCAATTTTAAATTTTCAAAAGCCCGATAAAGTAATAATGATTGAATCTACAGATTTTACAGGTAGATTTGAATTTAGACCTTTAGAACCAGGTTTTGGTTTAACAATAGGAAATGCTTTAAGAAGAGTACTTTTATCTTCTTTAGAAGGATTTGCAATTACATCATTAAGAATTGATGGTGTAGAACATGAATTTTCTACTGTCTCAGGAGTTGTAGAAGATGTTACAGAAATTATCTTAAACTTAAAACAAGTTCGTTTTAAGAAACAAATAGATGAAACTGATAGAGAAACTGTTTCTATATCATTATCTGGTCAAGAGCAGTTTACTGCTGGAGATTTACAGAAATTTATCTCTGGTTTTCAAGTATTGAATCCAGATTTAGTAATCTGTAATATGGATAAATCTGTAAAGTTAAATGCTGAAATTACCATAGAAAAAGGTAGAGGATTTGTGCCTGCAGAAGAAAATAAAAAGGCTTCAGCACCAATAGGTACAATTTTTACTGATTCTATCTACACACCAATTAAGAATGTAAAGTATGCAATCGAAAATTTTCGTGTAGAGCAAAAAACGGATTATGAAAAATTAGTTTTCGATATCGATACTGATGGTTCAATAAACCCAAAAGATGCATTAACTGAAGCTGCAAAAATATTAATCCACCACTTTATGTTATTCTCAGATGAGCGTATCACTTTAGAGGCAGATGAAATTGCACAAACAGAAACATATGATGAAGAATCATTACATATGCGTCAGTTATTAAAAACTAGATTAATTGATATGGATTTATCTGTAAGAGCTTTAAATTGTTTAAAGGCTGCAGAAGTTGATACATTAGGAGATTTAGTTTCTTTTAACAAAAGTGATTTAATGAAATTTAGAAACTTTGGTAAAAAATCATTAACAGAACTAGAAGAATTAGTTATTGTTAAAGGTTTAAGTTTTGGAATGGATTTAACAAAATACAAATTAGATAGAGATTAA
- the rplQ gene encoding 50S ribosomal protein L17 yields MRHGKKHNHLGRTTSHRKAMLANMTCSLIEHKRINTTVAKAKALRVFAEPLITKSKSDTTHNRRVVFSHLRDKYAVTELFKEISVKVADRPGGYLRIIKLGNRQGDNAPMAMVELVDYNEIYNPNGKKAKKTTRRGRSKKADAPQVEGNATEEKSEE; encoded by the coding sequence ATGAGACACGGAAAAAAGCATAATCATTTAGGAAGAACAACTTCGCACAGAAAAGCGATGTTAGCTAATATGACTTGTTCTTTAATAGAACATAAACGTATTAACACAACAGTGGCAAAAGCAAAAGCATTAAGAGTTTTTGCAGAACCATTAATAACAAAGTCTAAAAGTGATACTACTCACAACAGACGTGTTGTTTTTTCTCACTTACGTGATAAATATGCTGTTACAGAATTATTTAAGGAGATTTCTGTAAAAGTAGCAGATAGACCAGGAGGTTACCTTCGTATTATCAAATTAGGAAACCGTCAGGGAGATAATGCTCCTATGGCAATGGTAGAATTAGTTGATTACAACGAAATTTACAATCCTAATGGTAAAAAAGCAAAGAAAACTACTCGTAGAGGAAGAAGCAAGAAAGCAGATGCGCCACAAGTAGAAGGAAATGCAACAGAAGAAAAATCTGAAGAATAA
- the carA gene encoding glutamine-hydrolyzing carbamoyl-phosphate synthase small subunit — MKYQTRKKALVLLADGTIFYGKSVGIEGTSTGEICFNTGMTGYQEIFTDPSYFGQLMVATNAHIGNYGVNDEEVESDGIKISGLICRNFSFTHSRVDSNGNLKDWFTKHNLVAISDVDTRALVAYIRDNGAMNAIISTDVDNIDSLKEQLAKVPSMEGLELASKVSTKEPYFVGDENSEIKISALDIGIKKNILRNFVKRGAYVKVFPFNASFEDLASFNPDGYFISNGPGDPEPLVEAQEVAKEIIKRNLPLFGICLGHQVIALANGISTYKMHNGHRGINHPVKNLLTGKGEITSQNHGFAINREETEANENVEITHVHLNDNTVAGIRMKDKNVFSVQYHPEASPGPHDAEYLFDQFIVNIKDAKKVLS; from the coding sequence ATGAAATATCAAACACGAAAAAAGGCGCTAGTTTTATTAGCAGATGGAACAATTTTTTATGGGAAATCTGTTGGTATAGAAGGAACTTCTACAGGAGAAATCTGTTTTAATACAGGTATGACAGGTTATCAAGAAATATTTACGGATCCATCTTATTTTGGTCAGTTAATGGTGGCAACGAATGCTCATATTGGTAACTATGGCGTAAATGATGAAGAAGTAGAATCTGATGGAATAAAAATTTCAGGATTAATTTGTAGAAATTTTAGTTTTACACATTCTAGAGTAGATTCTAACGGAAATTTAAAAGATTGGTTTACAAAACATAATTTGGTAGCAATTTCTGATGTTGATACTCGTGCATTAGTTGCTTATATTAGAGATAATGGAGCAATGAATGCAATTATATCTACAGATGTTGATAATATTGATTCATTAAAAGAACAATTAGCCAAAGTACCTAGTATGGAAGGTTTAGAATTGGCTTCGAAAGTATCTACTAAAGAACCTTATTTTGTAGGTGATGAAAATTCTGAAATAAAGATATCTGCTTTAGATATTGGAATCAAAAAAAATATATTAAGAAATTTTGTAAAAAGAGGAGCTTATGTAAAAGTGTTCCCTTTTAATGCAAGTTTTGAAGATTTGGCATCTTTTAATCCAGATGGTTATTTTATTTCTAATGGACCTGGTGATCCAGAACCACTAGTAGAGGCTCAAGAAGTAGCAAAGGAAATCATCAAAAGAAATTTACCTTTATTTGGTATCTGTTTAGGGCATCAAGTTATTGCTTTGGCTAACGGAATTTCTACTTATAAAATGCATAATGGTCATAGAGGAATCAATCATCCTGTTAAAAATTTATTGACAGGCAAAGGTGAGATTACTTCTCAAAACCATGGTTTTGCTATTAATAGAGAGGAAACTGAAGCAAATGAAAATGTTGAAATAACACATGTTCATTTAAATGATAATACAGTTGCTGGTATACGTATGAAAGACAAAAATGTGTTTTCTGTACAATATCATCCAGAAGCAAGTCCTGGACCTCATGATGCTGAGTACTTATTTGATCAATTTATTGTGAATATTAAAGACGCTAAAAAAGTTTTGTCTTAA
- the eno gene encoding phosphopyruvate hydratase, whose translation MSIIISVHARQIFDSRGNPTVEVDVTTENGFLGRAAVPSGASTGEHEAVELRDGGKDYMGKGVLKAVSNVNNIIAAELLGTSVFEQNAIDQLMIDLDGTPNKSKLGANAILGVSLAAAKAAANELGMPLYRYVGGVSANTLPLPMMNIINGGSHSDAPIAFQEFMIMPVKAKTFTEALKMGSEIFHNLKKVLHDRGLSTAVGDEGGFAPNLAGGTEDALETIALAVKNAGYVFGEEIKIALDCAAAEFYVDGKYDYTKFEGDKGVIRTSKEQADYLAELAGKYPIISIEDGMDENDWDGTKYLTELIGDKVQLVGDDLFVTNVERLAKGIENGIANSILIKVNQIGSLTETIAAVNMAKNAGYTSVMSHRSGETEDNTIADLAVALNCGQIKTGSASRSDRMAKYNQLLRIEEELGATAYFPGEKAFNL comes from the coding sequence ATGAGCATTATAATTAGCGTTCACGCACGTCAAATTTTTGATTCAAGAGGTAACCCAACAGTAGAAGTAGATGTAACTACAGAAAATGGTTTTTTAGGAAGAGCAGCAGTTCCTTCTGGAGCATCTACTGGAGAGCACGAAGCAGTAGAATTACGTGATGGTGGTAAAGATTACATGGGTAAAGGTGTTTTAAAAGCCGTTTCTAATGTAAACAACATTATTGCAGCTGAGTTGTTAGGTACATCTGTTTTTGAACAAAATGCTATCGATCAATTAATGATAGATTTAGATGGAACTCCAAACAAATCTAAATTAGGAGCGAATGCTATTTTAGGCGTTTCTTTAGCTGCTGCAAAAGCTGCTGCTAATGAATTAGGAATGCCTTTATATAGATATGTAGGTGGTGTATCTGCAAATACTTTACCATTACCAATGATGAATATCATTAATGGTGGTTCTCATTCAGATGCTCCGATTGCATTTCAAGAATTTATGATTATGCCCGTTAAGGCAAAAACTTTTACTGAAGCTTTAAAAATGGGATCTGAAATTTTCCATAACTTAAAGAAAGTTTTACATGATAGAGGTTTATCTACAGCTGTTGGTGATGAAGGAGGTTTTGCTCCAAATTTAGCAGGTGGTACAGAAGATGCTTTAGAAACTATTGCTTTGGCAGTTAAAAATGCTGGTTATGTCTTTGGAGAAGAAATCAAAATAGCTTTAGATTGTGCTGCTGCAGAATTTTATGTTGATGGTAAATACGATTACACTAAATTTGAAGGAGATAAAGGTGTTATCCGTACTAGTAAAGAACAAGCAGATTACTTAGCTGAATTAGCAGGTAAATATCCTATTATTTCTATTGAAGATGGAATGGATGAAAATGACTGGGATGGTACAAAATACCTTACTGAATTAATTGGAGATAAAGTTCAATTAGTTGGTGATGATTTATTTGTTACTAATGTAGAGCGTTTGGCAAAAGGAATTGAAAATGGAATAGCAAATTCTATTTTAATCAAAGTAAACCAAATTGGAAGTTTAACTGAAACTATTGCAGCTGTAAACATGGCTAAAAATGCAGGTTATACTTCTGTAATGTCTCATAGATCTGGCGAAACAGAAGATAATACTATTGCAGATTTAGCGGTAGCATTAAACTGTGGACAAATTAAAACTGGTTCTGCTTCTCGTTCAGATAGAATGGCTAAATACAACCAATTATTACGTATTGAAGAAGAATTAGGAGCAACTGCTTATTTTCCAGGTGAAAAAGCATTTAACCTATAA